One Psychrosphaera aestuarii DNA window includes the following coding sequences:
- the gppA gene encoding guanosine-5'-triphosphate,3'-diphosphate diphosphatase gives MDNNTSYAVVDLGSNSFHMMIAQVIAGSVQIIGRVKRKVRLASGLDSNMMLSDEAMQRGWECLNLFAERLQDIPRQNIKISGTATLRLATNVDTFLVNAERILGHSIEIISGEVEAQTIYKGAAYTSSSDKKKLVVDIGGASTELIAGEGHEPKIFCSINVGCVTYLERYFPNGRLSKANFSNAIAAAEIEINKVRDKYNDFNWQEEVGASGTVQAIQEILMAQGFDEVITLARLETIQAQAIEYEHLEKLAIKGLVQERRHVFPSGLAILIAIFKQLGLNGMTLAGGALREGQLYSMLPELTKLNVRQRTINSVIARYHIDQAHAQRVADVCIAIAKQTQPGWNLAQFEAIDMLRSAALVHEIGLQVSYKDQQIHASYLLANSNLPGFTSAQKKLLTAIVRNHRDDIDTNAISQQTSTSVLLATRLIRIIRLAVILSLRRSDEVLPEIKVSVEQEKLSIHLPEGWLDKNPLSAAELQQEASYQGVQGWQLILV, from the coding sequence ATGGACAATAATACTAGCTATGCAGTCGTAGACCTAGGGTCGAACAGCTTTCATATGATGATCGCTCAGGTAATTGCAGGTAGTGTTCAAATTATTGGCCGAGTAAAACGAAAAGTCCGACTTGCATCAGGGCTAGACAGTAACATGATGCTTTCGGATGAAGCTATGCAAAGGGGTTGGGAATGTCTCAATCTTTTTGCAGAGCGACTCCAAGATATCCCGCGACAAAATATTAAAATATCTGGTACCGCAACATTACGTTTAGCCACCAATGTAGATACCTTCCTAGTCAACGCTGAAAGAATATTGGGCCACTCAATTGAGATAATCTCAGGTGAAGTAGAGGCTCAAACAATTTATAAAGGTGCAGCTTATACTTCAAGTTCAGATAAAAAGAAGTTAGTCGTCGATATTGGTGGTGCAAGCACTGAGCTAATTGCCGGTGAAGGTCATGAGCCCAAGATATTTTGTAGTATCAATGTCGGTTGTGTCACTTACTTAGAGCGTTACTTTCCAAATGGTCGATTGTCTAAAGCAAATTTTTCTAATGCCATTGCTGCCGCAGAGATTGAAATTAATAAAGTTAGAGATAAATACAATGACTTTAATTGGCAGGAAGAAGTCGGTGCGTCAGGCACAGTACAGGCAATTCAAGAAATACTAATGGCACAAGGTTTTGACGAAGTTATTACGTTAGCGCGTTTAGAAACCATACAGGCTCAAGCAATTGAATACGAACACCTAGAAAAGTTGGCGATTAAAGGTCTTGTTCAAGAGCGTCGTCATGTTTTCCCAAGTGGCCTTGCCATACTAATCGCAATATTTAAACAGCTTGGCCTAAATGGTATGACACTCGCTGGCGGCGCATTAAGAGAGGGGCAGTTATACTCAATGTTGCCAGAACTCACCAAGCTAAATGTAAGACAACGAACAATTAACAGTGTTATCGCACGGTACCATATTGACCAGGCACATGCACAAAGGGTAGCCGATGTGTGTATTGCAATAGCAAAGCAAACTCAACCAGGCTGGAACCTAGCCCAATTTGAAGCAATCGATATGCTTAGATCGGCAGCTTTAGTTCATGAGATTGGGTTACAAGTGTCTTATAAAGACCAACAAATTCATGCCAGTTATCTATTAGCTAACTCCAATCTTCCAGGGTTTACGTCAGCTCAAAAGAAGCTATTAACGGCAATCGTACGAAACCACAGAGATGATATAGATACAAATGCAATATCACAGCAAACTTCTACCTCAGTATTGCTTGCAACGCGGTTAATTAGAATTATTAGATTGGCAGTTATATTATCGTTACGTCGTTCAGACGAAGTATTGCCAGAAATTAAGGTTTCAGTTGAGCAAGAGAAGTTGTCTATACATCTACCAGAGGGATGGTTAGATAAAAATCCATTAAGCGCTGCAGAGTTACAACAAGAAGCCAGCTATCAAGGGGTGCAAGGCTGGCAACTTATTCTAGTTTAA
- the tatC gene encoding twin-arginine translocase subunit TatC has protein sequence MTTPSSPLIEHLIEIRQRLIRSVLAVLICFLGLAYFANDIYTQVSQPLLDVLPDGASMIATDVAAPFFTPFKMAFMFSIMLAFPIILHQMWGFIAPGLYSHEKKLAGPILFSSVFLFYGGIAFAYFIVFPIVFAFFTSVAPEGITIATDISSYLDFILKLFFAFGLAFEVPIVVFVSCWAGVTTVAKLKEKRPFVVVGAFILGMLLTPPDVISQTLLAIPMWLLFELGLFLATLVKPRK, from the coding sequence ATGACAACTCCAAGCTCTCCGCTGATAGAACACCTTATTGAAATTCGACAACGTTTAATTCGTTCTGTGCTTGCTGTATTAATTTGTTTTCTCGGCTTAGCTTATTTTGCTAACGATATTTACACCCAGGTGTCACAACCACTTTTAGACGTATTGCCCGATGGTGCCAGCATGATTGCTACTGATGTCGCAGCCCCTTTCTTTACACCTTTTAAAATGGCATTCATGTTTTCAATTATGTTGGCGTTTCCAATAATTCTTCACCAAATGTGGGGGTTCATTGCGCCAGGACTTTATAGTCATGAGAAAAAACTTGCTGGGCCAATACTTTTTTCGTCGGTTTTCTTGTTCTATGGCGGGATCGCTTTTGCATACTTTATTGTTTTTCCAATTGTGTTTGCGTTTTTTACCAGTGTTGCTCCCGAGGGCATTACCATTGCCACAGATATAAGCAGTTATTTAGATTTTATTCTAAAATTATTTTTTGCTTTTGGTTTAGCGTTTGAAGTCCCGATTGTTGTTTTTGTTTCTTGCTGGGCTGGTGTAACTACAGTTGCGAAATTAAAAGAAAAACGTCCATTTGTGGTGGTAGGCGCGTTTATTCTTGGGATGTTGCTAACGCCGCCAGATGTAATTAGTCAAACGTTACTCGCGATACCCATGTGGTTATTATTTGAGTTAGGTTTGTTTTTAGCTACTTTAGTAAAGCCTCGTAAATAA
- a CDS encoding gamma carbonic anhydrase family protein, translating into MRNIKSYKNITPTIKESCYIDDSAVLYGDIKLGEDVSVWPLVAARGDVNTISIGARTNVQDGSVLHVTRKSKSNPTGNPLIIGEDVTIGHKAMLHGCELGNRILVGMGAIIMDGVVVGDDVIIGAGSLVPPNKKLESGYLYVGNPVKQARPLKEDERAFLTISSSNYVLLKNEYIEEQAN; encoded by the coding sequence ATGAGAAACATTAAATCTTATAAAAATATAACGCCTACAATAAAAGAAAGCTGTTACATAGATGATAGCGCTGTTCTTTATGGTGATATCAAGTTAGGGGAAGACGTAAGTGTCTGGCCATTAGTTGCAGCTAGAGGTGATGTTAATACTATTTCGATCGGCGCCCGCACTAATGTACAAGACGGAAGTGTGCTGCACGTTACTAGAAAGTCTAAAAGCAACCCAACTGGAAATCCACTAATAATAGGTGAGGACGTCACAATTGGACATAAAGCTATGTTACATGGTTGTGAGTTAGGCAATCGTATACTCGTAGGTATGGGCGCTATTATTATGGACGGTGTTGTGGTTGGTGACGATGTAATTATTGGCGCGGGCTCTTTAGTTCCACCGAATAAAAAATTAGAAAGTGGATATCTTTATGTTGGCAACCCAGTGAAGCAAGCAAGACCACTAAAAGAAGACGAAAGGGCATTTTTAACAATTTCATCGAGTAATTATGTGTTGTTAAAAAATGAATATATAGAAGAACAAGCTAACTAA
- the rhlB gene encoding ATP-dependent RNA helicase RhlB, translated as MTKTHLTETKFSDFSIHPDVLKALSSAGYANCTPIQAMCMPLIEKGADIAGQAQTGTGKTIAFLTATFNKLLNVEAKGQPRAIILAPTRELAIQIHKDAVAFAEASGLTLGLVYGGEGYESQRKQLEQGVDVLIGTTGRVIDYLKQGIYNLDSIQAVVLDEADRMFDLGFINDIRYLFSKMPPSTERVNLVFSATMSYKVKELAYSHMNEPTHVQVEPERMTGTRISEELFYPESDKKPLLLLSLIEDDWPEKAIVFTNTKHSCEQVYNWLKADKHRAGLLTGDVNQRKRLSILEAFAKGDIDFLVATDVAARGLHIPEVSHVYNYDLPDDREDYVHRIGRTGRAGASGSAISFACESYVYNLPAIEEYIGHAIPVSQYDSEALLDDVPKPRYTKRRHHHGQRRRSS; from the coding sequence ATGACTAAGACACATTTAACTGAAACAAAATTTTCCGACTTTTCAATACATCCAGATGTATTAAAAGCCCTATCCTCTGCTGGTTATGCAAATTGTACCCCGATTCAGGCTATGTGTATGCCTTTAATCGAAAAAGGTGCCGACATTGCTGGTCAAGCACAAACAGGGACCGGAAAAACCATCGCATTTCTTACTGCGACCTTTAATAAACTTCTCAATGTAGAAGCAAAAGGTCAACCAAGAGCTATTATTTTAGCGCCAACCCGAGAGTTAGCCATTCAAATTCACAAAGACGCAGTTGCGTTTGCGGAAGCTTCTGGTTTAACACTCGGTCTTGTTTATGGGGGCGAGGGCTACGAAAGTCAACGCAAACAATTAGAACAAGGGGTAGACGTACTGATTGGTACGACTGGTCGCGTAATTGATTATTTGAAACAAGGTATCTACAACTTAGATAGCATTCAAGCTGTTGTCTTAGATGAAGCCGATCGTATGTTCGATTTGGGTTTTATTAACGACATTCGCTATCTGTTTAGTAAAATGCCTCCAAGCACAGAACGTGTAAACTTAGTTTTCTCAGCAACTATGAGTTACAAAGTTAAAGAACTTGCTTATTCACACATGAATGAACCAACGCATGTTCAAGTAGAGCCTGAACGTATGACAGGTACACGAATTTCTGAAGAGTTGTTTTATCCAGAATCGGATAAAAAGCCACTATTGCTTCTCTCTCTTATCGAAGATGATTGGCCAGAAAAAGCAATCGTATTTACGAATACCAAACACTCGTGTGAGCAAGTATATAACTGGTTAAAAGCAGATAAGCATCGCGCAGGCTTGTTAACTGGTGATGTGAACCAGCGAAAACGTTTATCCATACTAGAAGCCTTTGCCAAAGGTGATATAGATTTCTTAGTTGCAACAGACGTTGCCGCTCGTGGACTTCACATCCCAGAAGTATCGCATGTCTATAATTATGATTTACCGGATGATCGTGAAGATTATGTTCACCGAATTGGCCGCACAGGTCGTGCAGGTGCAAGCGGAAGTGCGATTAGTTTTGCTTGTGAATCGTATGTTTATAACCTTCCAGCGATTGAAGAATATATTGGTCATGCTATACCAGTTAGCCAATATGATTCAGAAGCGTTGCTAGATGATGTTCCAAAGCCTCGTTATACAAAACGTAGACATCATCATGGTCAACGTCGCAGAAGCTCCTAA
- a CDS encoding HIT family protein codes for MFTLDHRIERDSILIADMPISQLRIQDDQRYPWLVLVPKIEGATEIHSLKAEQAQQLILESNAVAKALKAVTQCKKINIANLGNVVEQLHWHIVARFEDDLTWPGPIWGIGKAEPWDKKKRLAFVESLLKEIQLNKNTNVIPI; via the coding sequence ATGTTTACTTTAGATCATCGCATAGAGCGAGATTCAATTCTGATTGCAGATATGCCGATTAGCCAATTGAGAATACAAGATGATCAACGTTACCCTTGGCTAGTTTTAGTTCCGAAAATAGAGGGTGCGACAGAGATTCATTCGCTTAAGGCTGAGCAAGCTCAACAGTTGATATTAGAAAGCAATGCCGTTGCTAAAGCTTTAAAAGCCGTGACGCAGTGTAAAAAAATTAATATTGCTAATTTAGGGAATGTTGTAGAGCAATTACATTGGCATATAGTGGCAAGGTTTGAAGATGACTTAACCTGGCCAGGACCTATTTGGGGAATTGGTAAAGCAGAACCATGGGATAAAAAAAAGAGACTCGCTTTTGTTGAGTCTCTTCTTAAAGAAATTCAGCTAAATAAAAATACTAATGTTATTCCCATTTAA
- a CDS encoding group II truncated hemoglobin yields the protein MLNKLKSKLMGSKSTQSNQYHSHLSPKQTPYERMGKDKVLLLANTFYDQMETNAEAKELHDIHPKPMNAIRIKFFEFLSGWLGGPDLFVEKYGHPRLRARHLPFAIDDKMYQQWMICMTNALDIVLADDPVLKADLRMKFDQLAAHMINQ from the coding sequence ATGTTAAATAAACTGAAATCAAAACTAATGGGCTCTAAATCGACCCAGTCTAATCAATATCATTCACACCTTTCGCCTAAGCAAACTCCTTATGAGCGAATGGGCAAAGATAAAGTGCTATTACTCGCAAACACCTTTTATGACCAAATGGAAACAAATGCCGAAGCGAAAGAGCTTCATGATATCCATCCAAAGCCTATGAACGCAATTAGAATTAAATTTTTTGAGTTTTTAAGTGGCTGGTTAGGCGGACCTGATTTGTTTGTTGAGAAATATGGACATCCGCGACTTCGAGCTCGCCACCTTCCTTTTGCTATTGACGATAAAATGTATCAACAATGGATGATTTGTATGACTAATGCTTTAGATATAGTTCTAGCAGACGACCCTGTACTAAAAGCTGATTTGAGAATGAAGTTTGATCAACTTGCTGCTCATATGATTAATCAGTAA
- a CDS encoding sensor domain-containing diguanylate cyclase has product MRNFVIFIFVALSFFSTAEPVPYQIDLNKGSVNLVPYVEYNIGNDDPLEAPPIEGWSSLTEDFIKLGYDQRVHWFRFGLNNRNPNPTSLYVELDNALLDNVTFYILNNGKVRSVQNLGDNYNFKLRPVLQESFVIPVSLLAGETIEVYIAVQSEGTVNFPLVLWQKEVFQQQENYDRLMAGLFIGIILAAIFAYVIVYVFSQSQNAILDAFLMLSLLMITLTMNGYAFHYIWPDYPLMQQHAVFLFSCIAMGCSALLARNYISSVYEQHPLTRSFLFIAIASVLIIPLTFYLSYQWGLYLIMAAAIVICSFHIYSGFWLWKQGVHEDQDLNLGIAVLLATMLFIAVNSFTQANLPFTNLDLLQLAMLVIVSILSVSMIKRQIERDKNTTLQINDVDVELTDDLQTQLAEQNLELQLTLRELEDRNTELEKINTLDALSGIHNRRHFDKRIQAEIRRSRRELSPLSLIMFDIDHFKSVNDKFGHVAGDEVIRTVAHIAEELLNRSSDEVFRYGGEEFAILLPNTEISGADMLAQKVRENIESASIATSSGNVKCTVSLGVACTGKEHNLSPEQFVECADKALYAAKSQGRNCVVVQKIEE; this is encoded by the coding sequence ATGCGTAACTTCGTTATCTTTATCTTTGTTGCCTTGTCATTTTTTTCGACGGCTGAACCCGTCCCGTATCAAATTGATTTAAACAAGGGCTCTGTCAATTTAGTTCCATATGTCGAGTACAACATTGGCAATGACGATCCTCTTGAAGCTCCACCTATAGAAGGTTGGAGCTCATTAACTGAAGACTTCATCAAGTTAGGTTACGATCAACGCGTTCATTGGTTTCGTTTTGGTTTAAACAACCGAAATCCTAATCCAACGTCTTTGTATGTTGAACTAGATAATGCCTTGTTAGACAACGTTACTTTTTACATTTTAAATAATGGCAAGGTACGCAGTGTTCAAAATCTAGGTGATAACTATAACTTTAAGTTGCGCCCTGTATTACAAGAATCATTTGTCATTCCAGTGTCACTCTTGGCTGGTGAAACGATAGAAGTATATATCGCGGTTCAATCGGAAGGGACTGTTAACTTTCCCTTAGTGTTGTGGCAAAAAGAAGTATTTCAGCAACAGGAAAACTATGACCGTCTGATGGCTGGCCTATTTATTGGTATTATTCTCGCTGCGATATTTGCATATGTCATTGTTTATGTTTTCAGTCAGTCTCAAAACGCGATTCTTGATGCGTTTCTAATGCTTTCTCTTTTGATGATTACTTTAACCATGAATGGTTATGCGTTTCACTATATATGGCCAGACTATCCGTTAATGCAGCAACATGCGGTATTTCTATTTAGCTGTATTGCTATGGGTTGCTCGGCTTTATTAGCGCGAAATTACATTAGCAGTGTCTATGAACAACACCCATTAACTCGTAGTTTTTTGTTTATTGCTATCGCCTCTGTACTGATTATCCCATTAACTTTTTATCTGAGTTACCAATGGGGTCTGTATTTAATAATGGCAGCCGCGATAGTTATTTGTAGTTTTCATATATATTCCGGATTTTGGCTCTGGAAGCAGGGCGTTCACGAAGATCAAGACTTAAATTTAGGGATTGCAGTGTTACTCGCAACCATGCTTTTTATAGCAGTAAATAGCTTTACTCAAGCTAACTTACCATTTACTAATTTAGACTTATTACAACTAGCTATGTTAGTCATCGTAAGCATTCTTTCTGTAAGCATGATTAAAAGACAAATAGAACGAGACAAAAATACCACACTACAAATTAACGACGTCGATGTGGAATTAACAGATGATTTGCAAACCCAGCTGGCAGAACAAAATTTAGAGTTACAGTTAACATTACGTGAGCTTGAAGATAGAAATACTGAGCTAGAAAAAATAAATACATTAGACGCTTTGTCAGGCATTCATAACCGTCGTCACTTTGACAAACGAATTCAAGCTGAAATAAGACGTTCACGACGAGAGTTGTCACCACTTTCATTGATTATGTTTGATATTGATCACTTTAAGTCGGTCAATGACAAATTCGGACACGTTGCTGGTGACGAAGTCATTAGAACGGTCGCTCACATTGCTGAAGAATTGCTAAACCGTTCTTCTGATGAAGTATTTAGGTATGGTGGCGAAGAATTCGCTATTTTACTGCCAAATACTGAAATTTCTGGTGCTGACATGTTAGCGCAAAAAGTTAGAGAAAATATCGAAAGTGCGTCAATCGCTACATCATCTGGTAACGTAAAGTGTACGGTAAGCCTTGGTGTCGCATGTACGGGGAAAGAGCATAACTTATCCCCTGAGCAGTTTGTCGAGTGTGCCGACAAGGCTCTTTATGCAGCCAAAAGCCAAGGTCGTAACTGCGTTGTAGTTCAAAAAATAGAGGAATAA
- the tatB gene encoding Sec-independent protein translocase protein TatB, producing the protein MGFWEFIVIAIVGTIVLGPDKLPGALRKLVEMKRKLSQMTQGLSAEVNEQLRIHELHQNLKEAEKSGLTGLSPELQNSVDELKAAAKSVNPNFIDESASVAEDNDKQIINKPNDPVTNTNEPKA; encoded by the coding sequence ATGGGCTTCTGGGAATTTATCGTTATAGCAATTGTAGGCACTATAGTTTTAGGTCCCGATAAACTTCCTGGTGCGCTTAGAAAATTGGTTGAAATGAAACGAAAGCTGTCACAAATGACTCAAGGTTTGTCGGCAGAGGTTAACGAACAATTGCGTATTCATGAGCTTCATCAAAATTTAAAAGAAGCAGAAAAAAGTGGTTTAACGGGGCTGTCACCTGAACTACAAAACTCTGTTGATGAACTTAAAGCAGCGGCTAAAAGTGTAAACCCCAACTTTATTGATGAGTCAGCATCAGTTGCTGAAGATAATGATAAGCAAATTATTAATAAGCCGAACGATCCAGTCACTAACACAAACGAACCTAAAGCATGA
- the hemB gene encoding porphobilinogen synthase, with the protein MLDKSTGQFPNIRMRRMRSDNFSRRLMQEHSVTVNDLIYPMFVLEGTNRRETIESMPGIERLSIDLLLDEVKELVELGIPAIAIFPVTPLDQKTELAEEAYNPQGLAQKTIKAVKESFPDIGVISDVALDPFTVHGQDGIIDDNGYVLNDVTTKTLVKQALSHAEAGVDVVAPSDMMDGRIGEIRQALEDNGFHNVKIMAYSAKYASSYYGPFRDAVGSAGNLKGADKKTYQMDPANSNEAMREIALDLQEGADMVMVKPGMPYLDIVRRVKTEFEVPTFAYQVSGEYAMHMAAIQNGWLAEEPVVMESLLAFKRAGADGILTYFAKSAAKWLNNK; encoded by the coding sequence ATGTTAGATAAAAGTACAGGTCAGTTTCCAAACATCCGCATGCGAAGAATGCGTAGCGATAATTTTTCTCGTCGCCTGATGCAAGAACATTCAGTTACAGTAAACGACTTAATTTATCCAATGTTTGTACTAGAGGGAACAAATAGACGTGAAACTATTGAGTCTATGCCTGGTATTGAGCGCTTATCCATTGATTTATTATTAGACGAAGTTAAAGAGCTGGTTGAGCTTGGCATTCCTGCGATTGCCATATTCCCGGTTACGCCTCTTGATCAAAAGACTGAACTTGCAGAAGAAGCCTATAACCCGCAGGGTTTAGCTCAAAAAACGATTAAAGCTGTTAAAGAGTCATTTCCTGATATCGGCGTAATCTCAGACGTTGCTCTCGATCCGTTTACCGTCCATGGGCAAGATGGAATCATTGATGATAACGGCTACGTTTTAAATGACGTGACAACCAAAACTCTGGTGAAACAAGCGCTTTCTCATGCCGAAGCGGGCGTGGATGTTGTTGCACCTTCAGATATGATGGATGGCCGAATTGGTGAAATTCGACAGGCTCTTGAGGATAACGGCTTTCATAATGTAAAAATCATGGCTTATTCCGCAAAGTACGCCTCTAGTTATTACGGTCCATTCCGCGACGCTGTTGGTTCAGCTGGTAATTTAAAGGGTGCGGATAAAAAAACGTATCAAATGGATCCTGCAAATTCAAATGAAGCTATGCGAGAAATAGCATTAGACTTACAAGAGGGTGCAGATATGGTTATGGTTAAGCCTGGCATGCCATATTTGGATATAGTTCGACGTGTTAAAACTGAGTTTGAAGTACCTACTTTTGCTTACCAAGTGAGTGGGGAATATGCCATGCATATGGCTGCCATTCAAAATGGCTGGCTTGCTGAAGAACCTGTAGTGATGGAGTCTTTACTCGCGTTTAAGCGCGCCGGCGCAGATGGTATTTTAACGTATTTTGCTAAATCCGCTGCAAAGTGGCTTAATAACAAATAG
- the tatA gene encoding Sec-independent protein translocase subunit TatA: MGFGGISIWQLLIILAIVVLLFGTKRLKNIGTDLGSAIKGFKKSVNDEPPIENKDNASEQLTKDADFKAEAKKETDK, translated from the coding sequence ATGGGTTTTGGTGGCATAAGTATCTGGCAACTATTGATTATTTTAGCAATCGTGGTTCTTTTGTTTGGAACTAAACGATTAAAAAATATAGGCACAGACCTTGGTTCTGCCATAAAAGGTTTTAAAAAGTCAGTGAATGATGAACCCCCTATAGAAAACAAAGATAATGCGTCAGAACAACTAACTAAAGACGCAGACTTTAAAGCTGAAGCTAAAAAAGAAACGGATAAGTAG
- the trxA gene encoding thioredoxin TrxA → MSDKIINITDDSFDSVISSDKPVLVDLWAEWCGPCKMIAPILSEVAEEMSDKVTITKLNIDQNPNTPPKFGVRGIPTLLLFKNGAVVGTKVGALSKTQLTEFLNDNL, encoded by the coding sequence ATGAGCGACAAAATTATTAACATAACTGACGATAGTTTCGATTCGGTTATCAGCAGTGACAAGCCTGTTTTAGTAGATTTATGGGCAGAATGGTGTGGTCCTTGTAAAATGATTGCTCCTATTCTAAGCGAAGTTGCAGAAGAAATGTCTGACAAAGTAACGATTACTAAGTTAAACATTGACCAAAACCCAAATACACCTCCTAAGTTTGGTGTACGCGGTATACCGACTCTATTGCTTTTCAAAAATGGCGCGGTAGTCGGAACAAAAGTAGGTGCTTTAAGTAAAACTCAACTTACTGAGTTTTTAAACGACAATCTTTAA
- the aroE gene encoding shikimate dehydrogenase: MNKFLVIGNPIAHSKSPIIHQQFAKQLNIKMTYDKCLLESEEFEVEIKKMFADGLSGTNITYPYKERAYNLCDQVSARAELSKAVNTLYMKDGVLCGDNTDGQGLVQDLLFNKLELQNKHILIIGAGGAVRGCIPSLLEVKPAHITIANRTKGKAMQIVTEMGSDSLSAISLMDVRNNYDIVINATSLSIYNEVPEMNPCVFENAIAAYDMVYSQQENAFLKWALANNSGIKVIDGLGMLVEQAAEAFYVWHKVRPNTEKIRDFLVNS, translated from the coding sequence ATGAATAAGTTTTTAGTAATTGGTAATCCAATCGCGCACTCGAAGTCGCCTATTATACATCAACAGTTTGCGAAACAGTTGAATATTAAAATGACTTACGATAAGTGCTTGTTGGAGTCTGAGGAATTTGAAGTAGAAATTAAAAAGATGTTTGCGGATGGACTTTCGGGAACCAATATTACTTATCCATATAAAGAGCGAGCTTACAATCTATGTGATCAAGTATCAGCGCGCGCTGAGTTATCCAAAGCGGTTAATACTCTTTATATGAAAGATGGCGTTTTGTGTGGTGATAATACCGACGGTCAGGGTTTAGTGCAGGATCTATTATTTAATAAATTAGAGTTGCAGAATAAACATATACTTATAATTGGTGCTGGTGGGGCGGTTAGAGGATGCATACCTTCACTATTAGAAGTTAAGCCTGCGCACATAACGATAGCTAACCGAACAAAAGGCAAAGCTATGCAAATTGTCACTGAAATGGGTAGTGACTCTCTAAGTGCAATTAGTTTGATGGACGTAAGAAATAACTACGATATCGTTATTAATGCTACTTCGTTATCAATATATAACGAAGTACCTGAAATGAATCCCTGTGTATTTGAAAACGCCATAGCTGCCTATGATATGGTTTATTCGCAACAAGAAAATGCATTCTTAAAATGGGCGTTGGCGAATAATAGTGGCATTAAGGTGATTGACGGCTTAGGTATGCTAGTAGAACAGGCGGCCGAAGCGTTTTATGTTTGGCACAAAGTTCGCCCCAATACCGAAAAAATAAGAGACTTTTTAGTTAATAGTTAA